The Dunckerocampus dactyliophorus isolate RoL2022-P2 chromosome 14, RoL_Ddac_1.1, whole genome shotgun sequence genome includes the window GCCTTGTGCTATAGTTTCATGAAGTTTTACCCCAGGATGTCAGTAGATCGCATCAATAAAGTGATTAATAACAATCTCCTCACACAGAGCGCCAAGGTACAACAAAGGTAAAAGAGGAAGCGGTGCAGACAGCGAACtccactcaacaaaaatataaacgcagcATTTTTTTCTGCTCCTATCTTTCATGAGAACTCAAagattgacaactttttttagacgctctcaaatattgttcacaaatctgtcgaaagttgtgttagtgagcacttcttcttaattcatccacctcactggtgtggcatatcaacatCAGACAGCAAGATTATTGCACATTGttacaaattcatgtttgtaacaaaaacaaaaaaaggatcggtactGGATCGGATAGGAagcccaaaaaatgtggattgggacatccctgaTAAATACAGCCATTGCACTGCTGCGTTTAGAATAAACTCACAAGTTGTTTTTAATCGGAATTTCTTCTCTTTGTGAAAGGTGGACGAGATGGAGATGCTGCGCCTCGAGTCTCGCCTCAAACCACGCCCTGAAGCCGCTCATGTCCATCCTCTGCCTGGTGGTTGTTTTTGCGTATGACCTGGCCGACAAGCTTCGCGCCTTTGTAGTCCGCATCTTCATCCCTCAGTACCACTACCCGTACATTGTGAGTCTCTGCTTCGGACAGGTGGGTGCCTGATGCCAGCTCATTCTTTGGACAAAAGTGCCCCCATCCAACACTGTTTAGTATTTAGTGCTGTTGTTGAAGGCTACTCAACCAGGGGGGAGGTTAGGTCTTGGGCGGGGTGTATGTTTAACCAAATGCTTCCAAGTCTTTGGATGCATAAAGTCCAAAGGTTGATGCCAATGACTGAAGGACGAGCACTGGAGCAGACTTTGAGTGGTGTAGCGGCTCATGAAGCCTGGAGCAAAACAGAATGGCAGTCAATGAAAGTGCAGACCTCTGTCAAGGCTGAACTATTTCCAAAAGTGAAATGTTGGTTTGACGGTCACTTCTGCTGATGTGACATAAATAACCGTAAAAAGCCAAAACACTTTGTTGTGGTTCATCTGCCCAATTGTTAGCTGGCAGGTCACTTCTTGACCAAAgcctggtttatgcttctgcaGCAAGGTGCCAGGTTGTGCTAAACCGTCTCGCCCCTCCCTCTTCAAACCATCCTGCGTAGCTTGACGTGCACTCCAAAAAATGCAACCTTGCCAAAGCTGGCATTTTAAGACCATCATTTTTGGTATGTGGCCTTCCCTGCTGCAAAGGGGGCCAAAACAAAGTAAAGAATgaagaaaattaaaaagtgTCTCAGTGAAGATAATCGTCATGCTCAAGCCCCGACGAAGAGCTACAGAAGGTCAAAACGGCATCGGGGTGAGATGAGGTTCATCAGAAAACCATTTCCAAATTTCCATTGGTTTTCCTGTGCACATCCCTTGATCCCTTGAAGTTCTAAGGCAAGCGGTTACGTCAGAGCTGAAGAACCGAAAGTGATCAAaactacgacggagtattagggccacattgaaaaaaataataaccttGAGATTTTGAgagtaaagttgtacatttgtgAGAAAAAGAGTCGTAAAtctccgagaataaagtcataaatttatttattaaagttGTACCTTTTGTtgaaggccaaaggtcacataagtccccccttgtcagagctgtctcaggcaatgcctgttaggaatgttagaataaagtcgtaacttGAATTGTATAGTTGCCAGCCTTACTTAATCAGatacttatttgtgaatttattaagactaacctgtcttacttgttgatggtaggggaacatgttattttacttgactattggtcatgattttttaaatgaaagtattGAAAATAACCATGGCTCCTTTTCTATAACTTCCATTGCAAATTGcctttgtgaaatgcatccagtgtcattacagtacagcatgtgttcattcattaaacacgagatgtgacctgacCTAAGTTTGAGGGTAGAGCTGCGGTACATTTCGGCATCGGTGATGAActgttggacaatatcggtatatcggatattgtaagaaagccaatattgagcctCTCTCCTAAAAAGCTGTGCAAAAAGAAAAGTTTTGACCTTGAAAGTGTGCTGACATCTACCGCGGTTATTATTGTGAAAGTTCAGACGTCATTACTTCAGACGAGCCATCTGCTGGGTTTACTTTTATGGTGCAGCGGCTGATGCACATCTCAGTGCTCCATTAAACACACCATCTGTGATTATCGATGCTGCCCTTTAATTAGGCTCGATAAGGTAACCAAACCATAGAAAcgagtatgatgcagtgcagtgccACACAACTCcacagcaataataataacacacgtACGgtaatgttaaatgaatacaaacatAGATCACAATAGATTATGCAGGTGTTTTCAAGAACACGCTATCTTCAACAATGCTATTTTCTGCAGGTTCTGGTGTCTGTGTCCTTCTTCAACCTCCTCCATGTCCTGGGTGTGGCGTCACTGAGGCGGTACAGTCGTCCCCTGGGTGAGCGTCTCCTGGTTCCTTCTATCTGCAGCAGCGCCCACGCCGTGCTGGCTATGTGGGGCGAGGCCAGCGGCTCGTATGGGGGTCTATTCCCGCTCGCCGCGCGGCTGCTGCCTCTTACCACCGTGGGCCTCAGCCTTGCGCTGAAGGTGACAGCGCCACCTTCAGGCCACGCCTCTGTGCTGGTCTCCATCCTGACTGGGTCGTCGCTTGTCTTCACGGGTAAACCACCATTGGCCTCTAAACTtttattaagtgtacaggcaatgtttcacttatatttttaagtgtaaaaataagttcaccactgttcacAGTAAAACTCAAAAAGGAATAAGACACTCTTACTTAACGTCAAAGATGAACGATGTAGTCGTAACGCGAAGATGAGTTGCAGCGCAGGTGTGCTGCCTCACGCTTCTCACATCGAATGTCTaatttacaagtgtaaaaagaagttaacctccgtaaaaacaacaaaacactctgGCTTTTGCTTAAAAGAtgtacttttcttgaaagtgtcattttaaatctgggatgtccaaactgcggCTTGGGGGCCATTCACGGCCCgcgactgtttttttaattggctgttggcacattctaaaaaaaaaaaaaaagaaaaaatggaaaaaaagagcagtaattttacgagaacaaagccAAAGTATTAGGAGAGAAACAGCATTAAAAAATtgcatcaaataaatatattaactcattcaataccaaaaacgtATAAATGTAAAACccaaacacccgatcccaaagacgtatttatacgtcttctGTTTTTTGcgggagaggcaaaaaaaaggtGATAACGCAGCTGCACAGTAAAAGATGCCACTTTTAAAGCAGTTttcagccataaaaacggccacaatgtggcagaagtgcattggataagagctcggcatggatcttttgcatgtattaacacactcgacagcaaggaggacgtggaagagcgtggaggagtgtagcgtgctgaaggttatgcattgtagggaaattttaacgcatgcacacaaacgCGCACACACAATTAAGTTCCAAGTGTGAAATTGTAAATAGgacatggtgttatatttgtaaataaattgttattttgttgtaaaacaaccttttttttgtattgttaatgttgtggtatagtttagatatttgagctgtcacaaaaactaaatatttgtgtcaaagtgaaagttatgcttgaaatgtgtcttttcacaaaaagcttttctcccttttctagtcaggaactgagattttcctgaaacttaactATGTTCTACAGTTGATTACTAGAGAACGGAAAAACATAGAACcaaacttttttctgatgaaagacaagagtctaatctttctttcggtgggttccatgtttgtataacCAAAGAACGCAATACTTGAAAGATCCGTCAAAATCGTTtcaaatggccggtactgaaggggttttcttttgaaaaatgtctgggagttaataaagactaaaatatgtggttttttttaagtctcttaaaaaaaacaaaaatgtataaagttgcaatttttggaaaattaggttaggaaaaatatttaaaaatatattacaagaagaatgtcaaaatatcatgagaataaagtcataatattacaagaaaaaaaacgttgaagaagaaagttgaaatatttgtgaaagaaaaaaacagcaaaaatgttcaaTTGGCACCTTGTTAACTGTCTTCCCACAGACTGGCGTGGTCCATCGGTTGCAGAACCCCTGGAGTACATGTATGCGCCTCTGGCTGTCATCCTCCTCAGCCTTTCCCTCACCTGGCTGTCCAAAGTGTCCGAATATGAGCTCCGTCTCCCCCCAGACCACCAGGCCTCCGCTTTGGACATCTACTACACCCAGCTGGTGAACCAGTGCTGGTTGCTTGGCCTCTTGTGGACGCTGCACCCCGACGGCCCCCTGCTGGTGCTGAGTCGGGCCAGCTGGCACAGCTTGCTGTTCCACGGGTACCTGCTCGCCATCCTCCTGTTGGGGACGCTGCTCGACTTGGCGGTCGCGATGACGGCGCTGTGCAAGTCACCATTGGCTGCAGGTCTGCTACACACAGCAGGACAATTGATGCAACCCTTTGTGCTGCTACTCTGGCTCTAGCGTGAAGGACTCGGCAATTTGACttagtggcgccccctatgggttgtgcgcCAAATGCTTTTTAAGAGCATATAATACAGAGTTGTAATACAAAGTTGCTTAGTAATTATGGCAA containing:
- the si:ch211-248a14.8 gene encoding uncharacterized protein si:ch211-248a14.8 isoform X1, with protein sequence MTSCPLAERWTRWRCCASSLASNHALKPLMSILCLVVVFAYDLADKLRAFVVRIFIPQYHYPYIVSLCFGQVLVSVSFFNLLHVLGVASLRRYSRPLGERLLVPSICSSAHAVLAMWGEASGSYGGLFPLAARLLPLTTVGLSLALKVTAPPSGHASVLVSILTGSSLVFTDWRGPSVAEPLEYMYAPLAVILLSLSLTWLSKVSEYELRLPPDHQASALDIYYTQLVNQCWLLGLLWTLHPDGPLLVLSRASWHSLLFHGYLLAILLLGTLLDLAVAMTALCKSPLAAGLLHTAGQLMQPFVLLLWL
- the si:ch211-248a14.8 gene encoding uncharacterized protein si:ch211-248a14.8 isoform X2, yielding MTSCPLAERWTRWRCCASSLASNHALKPLMSILCLVVVFAYDLADKLRAFVVRIFIPQYHYPYIVSLCFGQVLVSVSFFNLLHVLGVASLRRYSRPLDWRGPSVAEPLEYMYAPLAVILLSLSLTWLSKVSEYELRLPPDHQASALDIYYTQLVNQCWLLGLLWTLHPDGPLLVLSRASWHSLLFHGYLLAILLLGTLLDLAVAMTALCKSPLAAGLLHTAGQLMQPFVLLLWL